Proteins co-encoded in one Klebsiella michiganensis genomic window:
- a CDS encoding amino acid ABC transporter ATP-binding protein, which produces MPLITINDVQKYYGDNHVLKGVSLDIDMGEVVSIIGRSGSGKSTLLRCMNGLEGYQDGSIKLGGMTITDRESQAREISRSVGMVFQNFNLFPHMTALENVMLAPRRVLNKSAAECRELGLEMLNKVGLGERVDYYPANLSGGQQQRVAIARALAMNPKVLLCDEITSALDPELVGEVLKVLEQLAAEGMTLILVTHEMNFAREVGDRVVFMHQGKVWEQGESKSFFANPRTQELQQFISSVRGLG; this is translated from the coding sequence ATGCCGCTCATCACCATTAATGACGTACAAAAATATTACGGCGACAACCACGTACTGAAGGGCGTTAGCCTTGATATCGACATGGGCGAAGTGGTGTCGATTATCGGCCGCAGCGGTTCGGGTAAAAGTACTCTGCTGCGCTGCATGAACGGGCTGGAAGGCTACCAGGATGGCAGCATCAAGCTCGGGGGGATGACCATTACCGACCGTGAGTCGCAGGCGCGTGAAATCAGCCGCTCTGTCGGGATGGTGTTTCAGAACTTTAATCTGTTCCCGCACATGACCGCGCTGGAAAACGTGATGCTGGCGCCGCGCCGGGTACTGAATAAAAGCGCCGCTGAATGCCGCGAGCTGGGGCTGGAGATGCTCAACAAAGTCGGCCTGGGTGAACGTGTGGACTACTATCCGGCTAACCTGTCCGGCGGCCAGCAGCAGCGTGTGGCCATTGCCCGCGCGCTGGCGATGAACCCTAAAGTACTGCTGTGCGATGAAATTACCTCGGCACTTGACCCTGAACTGGTAGGGGAGGTGCTGAAGGTGCTGGAACAACTGGCTGCGGAAGGCATGACGCTGATTCTGGTGACCCATGAGATGAACTTTGCCCGTGAAGTCGGCGACCGCGTGGTGTTTATGCATCAGGGCAAAGTGTGGGAGCAGGGGGAGAGCAAGTCGTTCTTCGCCAACCCTCGAACCCAGGAACTGCAGCAGTTTATTTCGTCCGTACGCGGGCTAGGTTAA
- a CDS encoding amino acid ABC transporter permease gives MMTFTDWDIVRNLLLAARWTVLLSLIAFFCGTLVTLPLLLLRISRWKWPKRFIAAYVALFQGTPLLMQLFLAFFGIALFGIDVSPWTAATLALTLFTSAFLLDIWYGSIRALPKGQWEACRCLGLSFGQTLFRVIAPQALRIAVAPTVGFSVQVIKGTALASIIGFVELTKAGTMLNNVTFEPFKVFALVALGYFLLCYPLSRYSRYLEKKFHAAHHH, from the coding sequence ATGATGACGTTTACCGACTGGGATATCGTGCGCAACCTGCTGCTGGCGGCTCGCTGGACGGTGCTGCTTTCACTGATTGCATTTTTCTGCGGCACGCTGGTGACCTTGCCCTTATTGCTGCTGCGTATTAGCCGCTGGAAGTGGCCAAAACGTTTCATTGCCGCCTACGTGGCGCTGTTTCAGGGCACGCCGCTGCTGATGCAGCTGTTCCTCGCCTTCTTTGGTATCGCGCTGTTCGGTATAGACGTGAGCCCCTGGACGGCGGCCACGCTGGCTCTCACGTTATTTACCAGCGCGTTTCTGCTGGATATCTGGTACGGCAGTATCCGCGCACTGCCGAAAGGCCAGTGGGAGGCCTGTCGCTGCCTCGGTTTGAGCTTTGGGCAGACGCTGTTTCGGGTGATTGCCCCGCAGGCGCTGCGTATCGCCGTGGCGCCAACGGTCGGGTTTTCGGTGCAGGTCATCAAAGGCACTGCCCTGGCCTCGATCATTGGTTTCGTCGAACTGACCAAAGCTGGCACCATGCTTAATAACGTGACATTTGAGCCGTTTAAAGTCTTTGCCCTGGTGGCGCTTGGCTATTTCTTACTTTGCTACCCGCTGTCGCGCTACAGCCGCTATCTGGAGAAAAAATTCCATGCCGCTCATCACCATTAA
- a CDS encoding polar amino acid ABC transporter permease — protein MTTQLDFAGLLPYWPELLSGLWVTLGLTFMSTVGGVAIGITGAAIRSGKSGLLSLVWGGYVELIRNTPFVVQLFFIVFGLPALGLKLNAGEAALIAMLINLGAYSTEIIRAGIQVTPKGQWEAARVLGLTRSQTFLRVVLPPSLKRIYPALVSQCIIVMLGSAVVSQVSCEDLTFAASLIQSRTFLSFEVYLVTTLMYLVLSLIMRQLLLAAGRKWLGSDVG, from the coding sequence ATGACCACGCAACTTGATTTTGCCGGTCTGCTGCCTTACTGGCCGGAGTTACTCTCCGGCCTGTGGGTGACGCTGGGACTCACTTTTATGTCGACGGTGGGTGGCGTTGCCATCGGCATTACCGGGGCGGCCATTCGCAGTGGCAAATCCGGGCTGTTAAGCCTGGTGTGGGGCGGCTACGTGGAGCTGATTCGCAACACGCCGTTTGTTGTGCAGCTGTTCTTTATTGTGTTTGGGCTACCGGCGCTGGGGCTAAAGCTCAACGCCGGGGAAGCGGCGCTTATCGCGATGCTGATCAATCTCGGGGCTTATAGCACCGAAATTATCCGGGCGGGTATTCAGGTTACGCCCAAAGGGCAGTGGGAAGCGGCTCGTGTGCTGGGGTTAACCCGCAGCCAGACCTTTTTACGCGTGGTGCTGCCCCCTTCGCTGAAGCGTATTTATCCGGCGCTGGTCAGCCAGTGCATTATCGTGATGCTGGGCTCTGCCGTGGTGTCGCAGGTGTCCTGTGAAGATCTTACCTTTGCGGCCAGTCTCATTCAGTCGCGGACCTTCCTCAGCTTTGAGGTCTACCTGGTGACGACCTTAATGTATCTGGTGCTGTCGTTAATTATGCGTCAACTGCTGCTGGCGGCAGGGCGAAAATGGTTGGGGAGTGATGTCGGATGA
- a CDS encoding amino acid ABC transporter substrate-binding protein has translation MKKWLFSLVGATVLLAQAGAVMADQLQDIEKRGVLRVAVPQDFPPFGSVNADLKPQGYDIDMAAYLAKGLKVKLQLVPVTSANRVPYLQTDKVDLVISSLGKNAEREKVIDFSRAYAPFFLGVFGPKDGPVADAKALSGKTIGVTRGAVEDMVLTDLAPKDADVKRYEDNNTTISAYLSGQVQYIATGNLVVAAIARQSPTKAPVSKFMLKDSPCYIGLKKNEPALKAKVDELIGDALKDNTLNTLSQKWMQAPLPANLGA, from the coding sequence ATGAAAAAATGGTTGTTCTCTTTAGTTGGCGCAACGGTTCTGCTGGCTCAGGCCGGAGCGGTTATGGCCGATCAACTGCAGGATATTGAAAAACGCGGCGTGCTGCGCGTGGCGGTCCCGCAGGATTTCCCGCCTTTTGGTTCGGTGAATGCTGACCTGAAACCGCAGGGTTACGACATTGATATGGCCGCCTACCTGGCGAAGGGGCTGAAGGTCAAGCTGCAACTTGTGCCGGTCACCAGCGCGAACCGCGTGCCCTATCTGCAGACGGATAAAGTTGATCTGGTCATTTCCAGCCTCGGCAAGAACGCTGAACGTGAAAAAGTCATCGATTTTAGCCGCGCTTATGCCCCGTTCTTCCTCGGCGTGTTCGGGCCTAAAGACGGCCCGGTGGCCGATGCTAAAGCGCTCAGCGGGAAAACCATCGGCGTGACCCGCGGTGCAGTGGAAGACATGGTATTAACCGATCTTGCACCCAAAGACGCCGACGTGAAGCGCTACGAAGACAACAACACCACCATTTCTGCTTATCTTTCAGGCCAGGTGCAGTACATCGCCACCGGTAACCTCGTCGTTGCGGCGATTGCCCGCCAGAGCCCAACCAAAGCCCCCGTCAGCAAATTTATGCTCAAGGACTCGCCTTGCTACATTGGGCTGAAAAAGAATGAACCAGCGCTGAAAGCGAAGGTAGACGAGCTGATTGGTGACGCGCTGAAGGACAACACCCTGAACACCCTGTCGCAGAAATGGATGCAGGCGCCGTTGCCTGCCAATCTCGGCGCTTGA
- a CDS encoding transcriptional regulator: protein MHITLRQLEVFAEVLKSGSTTQASQMLSLSQSAVSAALADLEGQLGVQLFDRVGKRLVVNEHGRLLYPRVVGLLEQAGEIEQLFREDNGAIRVYASSTIGNYILPEMIARYRRDFPKLPLELSVGNSQDVINAVADFRVDIGLIEGPCHMAELVTEPWLDDELVVFASPGNPLVHQPVTLESLAKQPWILRERGSGTREIVDYLLLSHLPEFQLGMELGNSEAIKHAVRHGLGISCLSRRVIAEQLESGSLVEVAIPLPRLVRTLYRIHHRQKHISNALLRFLRYCEA, encoded by the coding sequence ATGCATATCACGCTGCGGCAGTTGGAAGTGTTTGCTGAAGTGCTTAAAAGCGGCTCGACCACGCAGGCATCTCAGATGCTGTCGCTTTCCCAGTCGGCGGTCAGCGCCGCCCTTGCCGACCTCGAAGGTCAGCTTGGGGTTCAGCTTTTTGACCGCGTTGGGAAGCGCCTTGTGGTAAATGAACACGGCAGACTGCTCTACCCGCGAGTCGTGGGGCTGCTGGAGCAGGCCGGTGAAATTGAGCAATTGTTCCGGGAAGATAACGGCGCGATCCGGGTGTATGCCAGCAGCACTATTGGCAACTACATCCTGCCGGAGATGATTGCCCGCTATCGTCGTGACTTTCCAAAACTGCCGCTGGAGCTTAGCGTCGGCAACAGCCAGGATGTGATTAATGCGGTGGCGGATTTTCGCGTGGATATTGGCCTGATCGAAGGGCCTTGCCACATGGCGGAACTGGTAACAGAACCGTGGCTCGACGATGAGCTGGTGGTCTTTGCTTCGCCGGGCAACCCGCTGGTGCACCAGCCGGTGACGCTGGAAAGCCTGGCAAAACAGCCGTGGATCCTGCGCGAGCGCGGCTCAGGCACCCGTGAAATCGTCGACTATTTATTACTTTCGCATCTGCCAGAGTTTCAGTTGGGAATGGAGCTGGGCAATTCTGAGGCGATAAAACATGCGGTACGCCACGGGCTGGGTATTAGCTGCCTGTCCCGCCGGGTGATTGCCGAGCAGCTGGAAAGCGGTTCGTTAGTTGAGGTGGCTATTCCTCTCCCCCGTCTGGTGCGGACCCTGTACCGGATCCACCATCGCCAAAAGCACATCTCTAACGCGCTGCTGCGTTTTCTGCGCTACTGCGAAGCGTAA
- a CDS encoding endonuclease IV (Assists in DNA repair by cleaving phosphodiester bonds at apurinic or apyrimidinic sties to produce new 5' ends that are base-free deoxyribose 5-phosphate residues) produces MKFIGAHVSASGGLENAAIRAHELEATAFALFTKNQRQWRAAPLTSEIIDSFKSACEKYHYGPGQILPHDSYLINLGHPVEDALEKSREAFIDEMVRCQQLGLTLLNFHPGSHLKQIPEEECLKRIAESINIALEKSEGVTAVIENTAGQGSNLGFRFEHLAAIIDGVEDKSRVGVCIDTCHAFAAGYDLRTEADCEQTFSEFERIVGFRYLRGMHLNDAKSEFGSRVDRHNSLGLGNIGHTPFSWIMRDARFDGIPLILETTNPDIWAEEIAWLKAQQHEEATA; encoded by the coding sequence ATGAAGTTTATTGGAGCGCACGTTAGCGCCTCGGGCGGCCTGGAAAACGCCGCCATCCGCGCCCACGAACTGGAAGCCACCGCTTTTGCCCTGTTCACCAAGAATCAACGCCAGTGGCGCGCCGCACCGCTAACCAGCGAAATCATCGACAGCTTTAAGAGCGCCTGCGAAAAATACCACTACGGCCCCGGCCAAATCCTCCCTCACGACAGCTACCTGATTAATCTCGGCCACCCGGTTGAGGATGCGCTGGAAAAATCCCGCGAGGCATTTATTGACGAAATGGTTCGCTGCCAGCAACTGGGGCTGACGCTGCTGAATTTCCATCCAGGTAGCCACCTGAAGCAAATTCCGGAAGAGGAATGCCTGAAGCGCATTGCGGAGTCGATTAACATTGCGCTGGAGAAGTCTGAAGGCGTGACCGCCGTAATTGAAAACACCGCCGGTCAGGGCAGCAACCTTGGCTTCCGCTTTGAGCATCTCGCGGCAATTATTGACGGCGTGGAAGATAAATCCCGCGTCGGCGTCTGCATCGACACCTGCCACGCTTTTGCTGCCGGGTACGATCTGCGCACCGAAGCTGACTGCGAACAGACCTTTAGCGAATTCGAGCGTATCGTCGGCTTCAGGTACCTGCGCGGGATGCACCTCAACGATGCAAAAAGTGAATTTGGCAGCCGCGTTGACCGCCACAACAGCCTGGGGCTGGGCAACATAGGCCACACGCCGTTTAGCTGGATTATGCGTGACGCCCGTTTCGACGGTATCCCGTTAATTCTGGAAACCACCAACCCGGATATCTGGGCCGAAGAGATAGCCTGGCTTAAGGCGCAGCAGCACGAGGAAGCCACGGCTTAA
- a CDS encoding transcriptional regulator, with protein sequence MSFFNDLKTSLEEAVEIKNVSNIPAKIVRYDVADVRAIREQLKVSQSEMAEALGTSVDTIKSWESKRRNPTGLAAKVLATIQSNPAFYYELAAH encoded by the coding sequence ATGAGCTTCTTTAATGACCTTAAAACCTCGCTTGAAGAGGCGGTGGAAATTAAAAACGTGAGCAACATACCCGCGAAGATCGTGCGTTATGATGTGGCGGATGTTCGGGCGATAAGAGAACAACTGAAGGTTTCGCAAAGTGAAATGGCTGAGGCCTTAGGCACCAGCGTTGACACGATCAAAAGCTGGGAATCAAAACGCCGCAATCCCACCGGGCTAGCGGCCAAGGTACTGGCTACGATTCAGAGCAACCCGGCATTTTATTATGAGCTGGCAGCACACTGA
- a CDS encoding PTS system fructose-specific transporter subunits IIBC (phosphoenolpyruvate-dependent sugar phosphotransferase system; catalyzes the phosphorylation of incoming sugar substrates concomitant with their translocation across the cell membrane; IIB is phosphorylated by IIA and then transfers the phosphoryl group to the sugar; IIC forms the translocation channel) produces MKTLLIIEPGLGQARAYLAKTLLGAAAPKAHLDIIDNPNDAELAIVVGNAIPADTSLNGKKVFLGDIDRAVQHPELFLSEAKGKAHTYTAPIASASAPAKGPKRIVAVTACPTGVAHTFMAAEAIETEAKKRGWWVKVETRGSVGAGNAITPEEVAEADLVIVAADIEVDLAKFAGKPMYRTSTGLALKKTAQELDKALVEAKPYEAAGKASAAQESGKKESAGAYRHLLTGVSYMLPMVVAGGLCIALSFAFGIQAFKEPGTLAAALMQIGGGSAFALMVPVLAGYIAFSIADRPGLTPGLIGGMLAVSTGSGFIGGIIAGFLAGYIAKLISSKLKLPPSMEALKPILIIPLFSSLVVGLAMIYLIGTPVAKILAGLTHWLQTMGTANAVLLGAILGGMMCTDMGGPVNKAAYAFGVGLLSTQTYAPMAAIMAAGMVPPLALGLATLVARRKFDKAQQEGGKAALVLGLCFITEGAIPFAARDPMRVLPCCIIGGALTGALSMAVGAKLMAPHGGLFVLLIPGAITPVLGYLLAIVAGTLVAGLAYAFLKRPETELAAKAA; encoded by the coding sequence ATGAAAACGCTGTTAATTATTGAGCCGGGACTTGGGCAGGCGCGCGCGTATCTGGCGAAGACGCTGCTCGGTGCCGCAGCGCCAAAAGCGCACCTCGACATTATTGATAATCCGAACGATGCCGAACTGGCGATTGTGGTTGGCAATGCCATTCCTGCTGACACCTCGTTGAACGGCAAAAAAGTGTTCCTGGGCGATATCGATCGCGCGGTGCAGCACCCAGAACTGTTCCTGAGCGAAGCGAAAGGTAAAGCACATACATACACCGCACCAATAGCTAGCGCATCCGCTCCAGCAAAAGGGCCGAAGCGGATTGTCGCCGTAACCGCCTGCCCAACCGGCGTGGCGCATACCTTTATGGCAGCGGAAGCTATCGAAACCGAAGCGAAAAAACGTGGCTGGTGGGTGAAGGTTGAAACCCGTGGCTCCGTCGGCGCAGGGAACGCGATTACCCCTGAAGAAGTGGCCGAGGCGGATCTGGTGATTGTGGCGGCGGATATTGAAGTGGATCTGGCCAAATTTGCCGGCAAGCCGATGTACCGCACGTCTACCGGCCTGGCGCTGAAGAAAACGGCTCAGGAGCTGGATAAGGCGCTGGTTGAGGCCAAACCTTACGAAGCCGCAGGTAAAGCAAGCGCGGCCCAGGAGTCCGGTAAAAAAGAGAGCGCCGGGGCGTATCGCCACCTGCTGACCGGCGTGTCCTACATGCTGCCGATGGTGGTTGCGGGCGGGCTGTGTATTGCGCTCTCTTTTGCCTTCGGTATCCAGGCCTTTAAAGAGCCGGGCACGCTTGCTGCGGCGCTGATGCAGATTGGTGGTGGCTCAGCGTTTGCGCTGATGGTGCCGGTCCTGGCGGGCTACATTGCATTCTCGATTGCTGACCGCCCAGGTCTGACGCCGGGTCTTATCGGCGGCATGCTGGCAGTTAGCACCGGCTCCGGGTTTATCGGCGGTATTATCGCTGGCTTCCTTGCGGGTTACATTGCGAAACTGATTAGCTCGAAGCTGAAGCTGCCGCCAAGTATGGAAGCGCTGAAGCCGATCTTGATCATTCCGCTGTTCTCAAGCCTGGTTGTTGGCCTGGCAATGATCTATCTGATCGGTACCCCGGTGGCTAAAATTCTCGCGGGTCTGACCCACTGGCTGCAAACTATGGGTACCGCAAACGCGGTCCTGCTGGGCGCTATCCTGGGTGGGATGATGTGTACCGATATGGGCGGCCCGGTGAACAAAGCGGCTTACGCTTTCGGCGTCGGCTTGCTCAGTACCCAGACTTACGCGCCAATGGCGGCTATCATGGCCGCAGGCATGGTGCCACCGCTGGCGCTGGGTCTGGCCACGCTGGTTGCTCGCCGTAAGTTTGATAAGGCGCAGCAAGAAGGGGGCAAAGCGGCACTGGTTCTGGGGCTGTGCTTCATTACCGAAGGCGCGATTCCGTTTGCCGCTCGTGACCCGATGCGCGTGCTGCCTTGCTGCATCATCGGCGGGGCGCTGACGGGCGCTCTGTCCATGGCCGTTGGCGCGAAGCTAATGGCCCCGCACGGCGGCCTGTTTGTCCTGCTGATCCCAGGGGCGATTACCCCGGTGCTGGGTTATCTGCTGGCGATTGTGGCCGGTACGCTGGTGGCTGGCCTGGCCTACGCCTTCCTCAAGCGTCCTGAAACGGAGCTGGCGGCGAAGGCCGCATAA
- the fruK gene encoding 1-phosphofructokinase (converts fructose-1-phosphate and ATP to fructose-1,6-bisphosphate and ADP; highly specific for fructose-1-phopshate; similar to PfkB; forms homodimers), whose translation MTRRVATITLNPAYDLVGFCPEIERGEVNLVRTTGLHAAGKGINVAKVLKDLGIDVTVGGFLGKDNQDGFQQLFSELGIANRFQVVQGRTRINVKLTEKDGEVTDLNFSGFEVTGADWERFVADSLSWLGQFDMVCVSGSLPAGVSPEAFTDWMTRLRSQCPCIIFDSSREALVAGLKAAPWLVKPNRRELEIWAGRKLPELKDVIEAAHALREQGIAHVVISLGAEGALWVNASGEWIAKPPTCEVVSTVGAGDSMVGGLIYGLLMRESSEHTLRLATAVAALAVSQSNVGITDRTQLAAMMARVDLKPFH comes from the coding sequence ATGACCAGACGTGTAGCGACGATCACCCTAAACCCGGCCTATGACCTGGTGGGCTTTTGCCCGGAAATCGAGCGTGGAGAGGTGAACCTGGTGCGTACCACCGGCCTGCATGCGGCTGGCAAGGGCATCAACGTAGCCAAAGTGCTTAAAGATCTTGGCATTGACGTTACGGTGGGCGGCTTCCTGGGCAAAGACAATCAGGATGGTTTTCAGCAACTGTTCAGCGAGCTGGGGATTGCTAACCGCTTCCAGGTCGTGCAGGGCCGCACCCGCATCAACGTTAAGCTGACCGAAAAAGACGGCGAAGTGACCGATCTGAACTTTTCCGGTTTTGAAGTCACCGGCGCTGACTGGGAACGCTTTGTGGCCGACTCCCTGAGCTGGCTGGGTCAGTTCGACATGGTTTGCGTCAGCGGTAGCCTGCCGGCGGGCGTTTCCCCGGAAGCGTTCACCGACTGGATGACGCGCCTGCGCAGCCAGTGCCCGTGCATCATTTTCGACAGCAGCCGCGAAGCGCTGGTTGCCGGTTTGAAAGCGGCGCCGTGGCTGGTCAAGCCGAACCGCCGTGAGCTGGAAATTTGGGCCGGTCGCAAACTGCCTGAACTGAAGGATGTGATTGAGGCGGCGCATGCGCTGCGTGAGCAGGGGATTGCGCATGTGGTGATTTCTCTCGGCGCTGAAGGTGCGCTGTGGGTTAACGCCTCAGGGGAATGGATTGCCAAACCACCAACGTGTGAAGTTGTTAGTACCGTTGGCGCAGGGGATTCAATGGTCGGCGGCCTCATTTATGGCCTGCTGATGCGCGAGTCCAGCGAACACACGCTGCGCCTTGCTACCGCCGTTGCTGCCCTGGCCGTTAGCCAGAGCAACGTAGGTATTACCGATCGTACACAGCTGGCCGCTATGATGGCTCGTGTCGACCTGAAACCTTTCCACTGA
- a CDS encoding bifunctional PTS system fructose-specific transporter subunit IIA/HPr protein (phosphoenolpyruvate (PEP)-dependent, sugar transporting phosphotransferase system; catalyzes the phosphorylation of incoming sugar substrates concomitant with their translocation across the cell membrane; IIA is phosphorylated by phospho-HPr which then transfers the phosphoryl group to the IIB component) produces MFQLSVQDIHPGEAAGSKEDAIRLIAAALVQAGNVGEGYVNGMLAREQQTTTYLGNGIAIPHGTTDTRDLVLKTGVQVFQFPQGVAWGEGQTAYVAIGIAASSDEHLGLLRQLTHVLSDDDVAEQLKSAASAEELRALLMGEKQSTALLLDNSLLALNVEASNLMTLQALNAGRLKQAGAVDAAFVSNVIAGNPLYLGQGIWLNDSAEGNLASAVAVSRPAASFEANGNPVSFLMTVAVADEQPLQVLNRLSDMLIGNRADRLLTADAPALLTLLTSDDAPTEEALSAEFTIRNEHGLHARPGTALVNTIKQFNSEITVTNLDGSGKPANGRSLMKVVALGVKKGHRLRFTAQGQDAEQALKAIGEAIAEGLGEGA; encoded by the coding sequence ATGTTCCAGTTATCTGTGCAGGATATTCACCCGGGCGAAGCTGCCGGGAGCAAAGAAGACGCTATCCGCCTGATTGCCGCCGCCCTTGTGCAGGCAGGCAACGTCGGCGAAGGCTACGTCAACGGTATGCTGGCGCGTGAACAGCAAACCACAACCTATTTAGGCAACGGGATTGCTATCCCACACGGCACCACAGACACGCGCGATCTGGTGCTGAAAACCGGCGTTCAGGTTTTCCAGTTCCCGCAGGGGGTGGCGTGGGGTGAGGGGCAGACTGCTTACGTGGCGATTGGTATTGCCGCCAGCTCCGATGAACACCTCGGCCTGCTGCGCCAGTTGACCCATGTGCTGAGTGACGACGACGTTGCTGAACAGCTGAAATCCGCCGCCAGTGCGGAAGAACTCCGCGCGTTGCTGATGGGCGAAAAACAAAGCACCGCGCTGCTGCTGGACAACAGCCTGCTGGCGTTGAATGTTGAGGCCAGCAATCTGATGACGCTGCAGGCGCTGAACGCCGGGCGCCTGAAACAAGCCGGTGCGGTTGATGCTGCTTTTGTCAGCAATGTGATTGCCGGCAACCCGCTTTATCTTGGTCAGGGCATCTGGCTGAACGACAGCGCGGAAGGCAACCTGGCGAGCGCCGTTGCCGTCAGTCGTCCGGCGGCAAGCTTTGAGGCGAACGGGAACCCGGTTTCTTTCCTGATGACCGTGGCCGTGGCCGACGAGCAGCCCTTGCAGGTACTAAACCGCCTGAGCGACATGCTGATTGGCAACCGTGCCGACAGGCTTTTAACCGCAGATGCCCCGGCGTTGCTGACGCTGCTGACCAGCGATGATGCCCCGACGGAAGAAGCGCTGAGCGCCGAATTTACCATACGCAATGAACACGGCCTGCACGCCCGCCCGGGTACGGCGCTGGTCAACACCATAAAACAATTTAATAGCGAAATTACCGTGACAAACCTTGATGGATCCGGGAAACCGGCAAATGGACGCAGTCTGATGAAAGTTGTAGCGCTGGGCGTGAAAAAAGGCCACCGCCTGCGCTTTACCGCACAGGGGCAAGATGCTGAACAGGCGTTGAAAGCGATTGGCGAAGCCATCGCCGAAGGTTTGGGGGAGGGCGCGTAA
- a CDS encoding oxidoreductase, which produces MNNIKDKVIVITGASSGLGLAAARRLSEQGAHVVLGARRIERLRQLSDELTSGGRQALAVETDVTVLGDVQRLVGRAVHAFGRVDVMVNNAGLMPISALERLKVEDWERTIDVNIKGVLYGIAAALPHMQRQMSGHFVNVASVAGHKIMPGGTVYSATKFAVRALTEGLRQEVKPWNIRTTILSPGAVDSELPNSITEEDVARGMQGFYQTTAIPADSFARAITFALEQPDEMDVNEIVFRPTRQLA; this is translated from the coding sequence ATGAACAACATTAAAGATAAAGTCATTGTGATAACCGGAGCCAGCAGCGGTCTGGGTCTGGCCGCTGCGCGTCGGCTGAGTGAACAGGGAGCCCATGTCGTGCTGGGGGCTCGTCGGATTGAGCGCTTACGGCAGTTGTCCGATGAGTTAACCAGCGGGGGGCGGCAGGCTCTCGCCGTTGAGACCGACGTGACTGTGCTCGGCGATGTGCAGCGGCTCGTCGGGAGGGCGGTTCATGCCTTCGGTCGGGTTGATGTGATGGTCAATAATGCAGGCTTAATGCCGATCTCGGCGCTTGAACGGCTGAAAGTTGAGGATTGGGAGCGAACTATCGATGTGAACATCAAGGGCGTGCTCTATGGTATTGCGGCGGCCTTGCCGCATATGCAGCGCCAAATGTCCGGACACTTTGTCAATGTCGCGTCGGTGGCCGGGCATAAAATCATGCCTGGCGGAACGGTCTACTCTGCGACGAAATTTGCCGTACGTGCGTTGACGGAAGGCCTGAGACAGGAGGTAAAACCCTGGAATATCCGCACGACAATTCTTTCGCCCGGGGCCGTTGATTCTGAATTGCCGAACAGTATCACCGAAGAAGATGTTGCTCGTGGCATGCAGGGGTTTTATCAGACAACGGCTATTCCGGCCGATTCCTTTGCCCGTGCGATTACCTTCGCCCTTGAACAGCCCGATGAAATGGACGTGAACGAAATCGTCTTCAGGCCAACTCGTCAGCTCGCCTGA